One Azospirillum brasilense DNA window includes the following coding sequences:
- a CDS encoding flagellar motor protein MotB — translation MSANPSGGERPIIIKKKKGGHGGHHGGAWKVAYADFVTAMMAFFLLLWLLNVTTSDQRKGIADYFSPTSVSRESSGSGGMLGGRTITAPGAQISPSSPMSADVPVSGPPGHSTQEDDEANDPTDAAPPPPASTAEQKSNESRLDYQKRLEEQAKQLGIPGQKPGERLSDFAERVKEGGEKLQDAQKEARQFQQAATEIRQAIQSVPELEPLAQNLMIDQTPEGLRIQIVDQDRVSMFPGGSGQMYPQTRQLVMQVAKALAKLPNKLSISGHTDGIPFTSGAGRDNWDLSTERANATRRALIAGGIPEERVQDVIGRADRDLLVPEQPGSPRNRRISMVLLRESKTAAAPAATN, via the coding sequence ATGTCAGCGAACCCGTCCGGCGGCGAACGGCCGATCATCATCAAGAAGAAGAAGGGTGGCCACGGCGGCCATCATGGCGGCGCGTGGAAAGTCGCCTATGCCGACTTCGTGACGGCGATGATGGCCTTCTTCCTGCTGCTGTGGCTGCTCAACGTCACCACGTCGGACCAGCGCAAGGGCATCGCGGACTATTTCTCGCCGACGTCGGTCAGCCGTGAAAGCTCCGGGTCCGGCGGCATGCTGGGCGGGCGCACCATCACCGCGCCGGGCGCCCAGATCTCTCCCTCGTCCCCGATGTCCGCCGACGTTCCGGTCTCCGGCCCGCCCGGCCATTCGACCCAGGAGGACGACGAGGCGAACGACCCGACCGACGCCGCTCCGCCGCCGCCCGCATCGACCGCCGAGCAGAAATCGAACGAGTCGCGGCTCGACTACCAGAAGCGACTGGAGGAGCAGGCCAAGCAACTCGGCATTCCTGGCCAGAAGCCGGGGGAACGGCTGTCCGACTTCGCGGAACGGGTGAAGGAAGGCGGCGAGAAGCTGCAGGACGCCCAGAAGGAGGCCCGCCAGTTCCAGCAGGCCGCCACCGAGATCCGTCAGGCCATCCAATCCGTGCCGGAGTTGGAGCCGCTGGCCCAGAACCTGATGATCGACCAGACGCCCGAGGGCCTGCGAATCCAGATCGTCGACCAGGACCGCGTCTCGATGTTCCCCGGCGGGTCGGGCCAGATGTACCCGCAGACCCGCCAGCTCGTCATGCAGGTGGCCAAGGCGCTCGCCAAGCTGCCCAACAAGCTGTCGATCAGCGGCCACACCGACGGCATCCCCTTCACCTCGGGGGCCGGGCGCGACAATTGGGACCTCTCCACCGAACGCGCCAACGCCACCCGCCGCGCCCTGATCGCCGGCGGCATCCCGGAGGAGCGCGTCCAAGACGTGATCGGCCGCGCCGACCGCGATCTGCTGGTGCCCGAGCAGCCGGGCAGTCCGCGCAACCGCCGCATCAGCATGGTGTTGCTGCGCGAAAGCAAGACCGCAGCCGCACCCGCCGCCACGAATTGA
- a CDS encoding TRAP transporter large permease produces MAAFLIENMAPLMFAALVLFLLMGFPVAFALAANGLLFGLIGIELGLLTPALFQALPERVFGIMRNDTLLAIPFFTFMGLILERSGMAEDLLDTVGQLFGPLRGGLAYAVIFVGALLAATTGVVAASVISMGLISLPIMLRYGYDRRVATGVIAASGTLAQIIPPSLVLIILADQLGRSVGDMYAGALVPGLVLTGLYAGYILVTSIVRPEFTPALPLEARSLRGFQLLFRVLTSLVPPLVLIFLVLGTIFLGIATPTEGGAMGAAGAMILALIKRQLSWSLMRQAMDTTAKLSSFVIFILIGSTVFGLVFRAVNGDLWVEHLLTGLPGGELGFLIVVNIMVFLLAFFLDFFELAFIIVPLLAPVAEKLGIDLIWFGVLLGVNMQTSFMHPPFGFALFFLRSVAPREDYKDKITGKIIKKITTGQIYWGAVPFVCIQLIMVALVIMFPEMVFSGLDRGEPIDLDNVKIEIPAFDSGEPPPPFGAPEQPAEDPNADLMRQLQGK; encoded by the coding sequence ATGGCCGCCTTCCTCATTGAGAACATGGCGCCGCTGATGTTCGCGGCGCTTGTTCTTTTCCTATTGATGGGTTTCCCGGTCGCCTTCGCGCTCGCCGCGAACGGCCTTCTCTTCGGTCTGATCGGCATCGAGCTGGGTCTCCTGACCCCGGCGCTGTTCCAGGCGCTGCCGGAGCGCGTCTTCGGCATCATGCGCAACGACACGCTGCTGGCCATTCCCTTCTTCACCTTCATGGGGCTGATCCTCGAACGATCCGGCATGGCCGAGGACCTGCTCGACACGGTCGGGCAGCTGTTCGGCCCGCTGCGCGGCGGTCTGGCCTACGCTGTGATCTTCGTCGGCGCGCTGCTTGCCGCCACGACGGGCGTGGTGGCCGCGTCGGTCATCTCGATGGGCCTGATCTCGCTGCCGATCATGCTGCGCTACGGCTATGACCGGCGGGTCGCCACCGGCGTCATCGCGGCGTCGGGCACTCTGGCCCAGATCATCCCGCCGTCGCTGGTGCTGATCATCCTGGCCGATCAGCTCGGCCGCTCGGTCGGCGACATGTACGCCGGCGCTCTGGTCCCCGGCCTGGTGCTGACCGGTCTCTACGCCGGCTACATCCTGGTCACCAGCATCGTCCGCCCCGAGTTCACCCCGGCCCTGCCGCTGGAGGCCCGCTCCCTGCGCGGTTTCCAGCTGCTGTTCCGGGTGCTGACCTCGCTGGTGCCGCCGCTGGTCCTGATCTTCCTGGTGCTGGGCACCATCTTCCTCGGCATCGCGACGCCGACGGAAGGCGGCGCCATGGGTGCCGCGGGCGCCATGATCCTGGCACTCATCAAGCGGCAGCTGAGCTGGTCGCTGATGCGTCAGGCGATGGACACGACGGCCAAGCTGTCCTCCTTCGTCATCTTCATCCTGATCGGCTCGACGGTTTTCGGTCTGGTGTTCCGCGCCGTGAACGGCGACCTGTGGGTGGAGCATCTGCTGACCGGCCTGCCGGGCGGCGAACTGGGCTTCCTGATCGTCGTCAACATCATGGTCTTCCTGCTCGCCTTCTTCCTCGACTTCTTCGAGCTGGCCTTCATCATCGTGCCGCTGCTCGCCCCGGTCGCGGAGAAGCTGGGCATCGACCTGATCTGGTTCGGCGTCCTGCTGGGCGTCAACATGCAGACCTCCTTCATGCATCCGCCCTTCGGTTTCGCCCTGTTCTTCCTGCGAAGCGTCGCTCCACGCGAGGATTACAAGGACAAGATCACCGGAAAGATCATCAAGAAGATCACCACCGGCCAGATCTACTGGGGCGCCGTGCCGTTCGTCTGCATCCAGCTGATCATGGTGGCCTTGGTCATCATGTTCCCGGAAATGGTCTTCTCCGGCCTGGACCGAGGCGAGCCGATCGATCTGGACAACGTGAAGATCGAGATCCCGGCCTTCGATTCGGGCGAGCCGCCGCCGCCGTTCGGCGCGCCGGAACAGCCCGCCGAGGACCCCAACGCCGACCTCATGCGGCAGTTGCAGGGCAAGTAA
- the recO gene encoding DNA repair protein RecO, with amino-acid sequence MEWSDQGVVLSARPHGETSAVVTLLTRDHGRHAGMVMGGRSSRTRAALQPGTLVSARWRGRLPEHLGNLTLEVVQGYSAAFLDDPLRLATLTAACALAEAALPEHQPHPALFDGLLALFGLLGGDAWAESYVRWEVGLLAELGFGLDLDRCAVTGANDYLAYVSPRTGRAVSASAGEPYRDRLLPLPGFLIGLGGGGPQAVAEGLRLTGHFLERHLLNGPLPAARLRLRERYENAVAYRR; translated from the coding sequence ATGGAGTGGTCCGATCAGGGCGTCGTGCTGTCGGCCCGGCCGCATGGCGAGACCTCGGCGGTCGTCACCCTGCTGACGCGTGACCACGGGCGGCACGCCGGCATGGTGATGGGCGGGCGGTCCAGCCGCACACGGGCGGCACTGCAGCCCGGCACGCTGGTGTCGGCGCGCTGGCGCGGACGCCTGCCGGAGCATCTGGGCAACCTGACGCTGGAGGTGGTGCAGGGCTATTCCGCCGCCTTTCTCGATGATCCGTTGCGACTCGCGACCCTGACCGCCGCCTGCGCGCTGGCCGAGGCCGCCCTGCCGGAGCACCAGCCGCACCCGGCGCTGTTCGACGGGCTGCTGGCCCTGTTCGGCCTGCTGGGCGGCGACGCCTGGGCCGAGTCCTACGTGCGGTGGGAGGTCGGGTTGCTGGCGGAACTCGGATTCGGGCTGGATCTCGACCGTTGCGCGGTCACCGGAGCCAACGATTACCTCGCCTATGTCAGCCCGCGCACCGGGCGCGCGGTGTCGGCCTCGGCCGGGGAACCCTACCGCGACCGGCTGTTGCCGCTGCCCGGATTCCTGATCGGTCTGGGCGGCGGCGGGCCGCAGGCGGTGGCGGAGGGACTGCGCCTGACCGGTCATTTCCTGGAGCGCCATCTGCTCAACGGACCGCTGCCGGCCGCAAGGCTGCGATTAAGAGAACGTTACGAGAACGCGGTGGCGTACCGCCGCTAG
- the parC gene encoding DNA topoisomerase IV subunit A, translating to MTSQDPVLDIQEKPLRDALSERYLSYALSTIMARSLPDVRDGLKPVHRRLLYAMSQLRLDPSTPPKKSARVVGDVIGKFHPHGDTSVYDALVRLAQDFAVRYRLVDGQGNFGNIDGDNAAAMRYTEARLTDVAKALLEGIDEDAVDFRPTYDGDGEEPAVLPANFPNLLANGSSGIAVGMATNIPPHNAAQLCSALRLVLKHKLDCVKAALAGKEKPAPTKIEDLVTLISGPDFPTGGVLVEPRANVVEAYRTGRGSFRLRARWEVEKLGQGTWQVVVTEMPYQVQKARLVEKIAELLTNRKLLLLEDVRDESAEDVRLVLVPKSRNVDPEVLMASLFQTTDLEIRFAMNMNVLDKDNVPRVMNLFEVLDAFLDHRMEVLERRSRHRLAKIDHRLEVLGGYLIAYLNLDEVIRIIREEDEPKQELMRAFSLTEVQAEAILNMRLRNLRKLEEMEIQRENDALTAERAGLSELLADESLRWKTIGRETEETRKRFGEDRRTLVAEATAVIDIPVDAMVEREPLTVLCSQKGWIRAVRGHLTDAERLDVKYKEGDKEGFWVHCETTDKLLVFGTNGKFYTLSADKLPRGRGFGEPVRLMIDLGNEADIITLFKHQPDRRLLVASEDGRGFQVEENEVVAHTRSGKQVLNPDDNKDAKICIPAEGDHVAVIGNNRLLLVFPLEQVPVMARGKGVQLQKYKDGSLSDLKVFTIAEGLSWKHGERQFNVTNLTGWLGNRAGVGKMPPNGFPKVNRFT from the coding sequence ATGACGTCCCAAGACCCCGTCCTCGACATCCAGGAGAAGCCGCTCCGCGACGCGCTGAGCGAGCGGTATCTGAGCTACGCGCTGTCCACCATCATGGCGCGGTCGCTGCCCGACGTGCGCGATGGGCTGAAGCCGGTGCACCGGCGTCTGCTCTACGCCATGAGCCAGCTGCGGCTCGACCCCTCGACTCCGCCGAAGAAGTCGGCGCGCGTGGTCGGCGACGTGATCGGCAAGTTCCACCCGCACGGCGACACCTCCGTCTACGACGCGCTGGTCCGTCTGGCGCAGGACTTCGCGGTGCGCTACCGGCTGGTGGACGGGCAGGGGAACTTCGGCAACATCGACGGCGACAACGCCGCGGCCATGCGTTACACCGAAGCGCGCCTGACCGACGTCGCCAAGGCCCTGCTGGAAGGCATCGACGAGGACGCGGTCGATTTCCGCCCGACCTACGACGGCGACGGGGAGGAGCCGGCGGTTCTGCCGGCCAATTTCCCCAACCTGCTGGCCAACGGCTCCAGCGGCATCGCCGTCGGCATGGCGACCAACATCCCGCCGCACAACGCCGCCCAGCTCTGCTCCGCCCTGCGGCTGGTGCTGAAGCACAAGCTGGACTGCGTCAAGGCGGCGCTGGCTGGCAAGGAAAAGCCGGCCCCGACGAAGATCGAGGATCTTGTCACCCTGATCTCCGGCCCCGACTTCCCGACCGGCGGCGTGCTGGTCGAGCCGCGGGCCAACGTCGTCGAGGCCTACCGCACCGGCCGCGGCTCCTTCCGCCTGCGCGCCCGGTGGGAGGTGGAGAAGCTGGGGCAGGGCACGTGGCAGGTCGTCGTCACCGAGATGCCCTATCAGGTGCAGAAGGCCCGGCTGGTCGAAAAGATCGCGGAGCTTCTGACCAACCGCAAGCTGCTGCTTCTGGAGGATGTGCGCGACGAGTCGGCGGAGGATGTGCGCCTCGTCCTGGTGCCGAAGAGCCGCAACGTCGACCCCGAGGTCCTGATGGCCTCTCTGTTCCAGACGACCGATCTGGAAATCCGCTTCGCCATGAACATGAACGTGCTGGACAAGGACAACGTCCCGCGCGTCATGAACCTGTTCGAGGTGCTCGACGCCTTCCTCGACCACCGGATGGAGGTGTTGGAGCGGCGGTCCCGCCACCGGCTGGCCAAGATCGACCATCGGCTGGAGGTCCTGGGCGGCTACCTGATCGCCTATCTGAACCTGGACGAGGTCATCCGCATCATCCGCGAGGAGGACGAGCCCAAGCAGGAGCTGATGCGCGCCTTCTCCCTGACCGAGGTGCAGGCCGAGGCCATCCTCAACATGCGGCTGCGCAACCTGCGCAAGCTTGAGGAGATGGAGATCCAGCGCGAGAACGACGCGCTGACCGCGGAGAGGGCCGGCCTGAGCGAGCTGCTGGCGGACGAGAGCCTGCGCTGGAAGACCATCGGCAGGGAGACGGAGGAGACGCGCAAGCGCTTCGGCGAGGACCGCCGGACCCTGGTCGCCGAGGCCACGGCCGTCATCGACATCCCGGTCGACGCCATGGTGGAGCGCGAGCCGCTGACCGTACTGTGTTCGCAGAAGGGGTGGATTCGCGCGGTGCGCGGCCATCTGACCGACGCCGAGCGCCTCGACGTCAAATACAAGGAAGGCGACAAGGAAGGCTTCTGGGTCCATTGCGAGACCACCGACAAGCTCCTTGTCTTCGGCACCAACGGCAAATTCTACACGCTGTCCGCCGACAAGCTGCCGCGCGGGCGCGGCTTCGGCGAGCCGGTGCGGCTGATGATCGATCTCGGCAACGAGGCAGACATCATCACCCTGTTCAAGCACCAGCCCGACCGCCGCCTGCTGGTCGCGTCGGAGGACGGGCGCGGCTTCCAAGTGGAGGAGAACGAGGTCGTCGCCCACACCCGCTCCGGCAAGCAGGTCCTTAACCCCGACGACAACAAGGACGCCAAGATCTGCATCCCGGCGGAGGGCGACCATGTGGCCGTCATCGGCAACAACCGCCTGCTGCTGGTCTTCCCCCTGGAGCAGGTGCCGGTGATGGCCCGCGGCAAGGGCGTGCAGCTTCAGAAGTACAAGGATGGCAGCCTGTCCGACCTGAAGGTCTTCACCATCGCCGAAGGGCTGAGCTGGAAGCATGGCGAGCGGCAGTTCAACGTCACCAACCTGACCGGCTGGCTGGGCAACCGCGCCGGCGTGGGCAAGATGCCGCCCAACGGCTTCCCCAAGGTCAACCGGTTCACCTGA
- a CDS encoding alpha-E domain-containing protein: protein MNLLARYAECIFWMARYMERAENLARILDVHETFARDTRGMTNWFSIVQLNADEKDFFSRHDRPTAEAVVHYYMFDTQNTNSLVSMLRMARENARVLRPWISTEMWTQINVFHNKLVEMNGKDVALSNLSKVCTWIKEECQTHTGITEGTFYRDQGWYFYQLGKYIERADQTTRLLDIKYHTLLPSPVVVGSTLDMSQWTTVLRSAAGYHAFRRVYPRGMSPTTVAGFMMFNEGFPRSVVMCVRQIDGLLTRLKSRYTLRNGSDAMEKVDELLGALLARPIEEVIQLGLHEYLDGVQAQLCGITTEIGRAFFGQDTVVMTQSQSQ, encoded by the coding sequence GTGAATCTGCTGGCCCGTTACGCCGAATGCATTTTCTGGATGGCGCGCTACATGGAGCGCGCCGAGAATCTCGCCCGGATCCTGGACGTGCATGAGACCTTCGCGCGCGACACGCGGGGGATGACCAACTGGTTCTCCATCGTCCAGCTCAACGCCGACGAGAAGGACTTCTTCAGCCGCCACGACCGCCCCACGGCGGAAGCGGTGGTCCATTACTACATGTTCGACACCCAGAACACGAACTCGCTGGTGTCCATGCTGCGCATGGCGCGGGAGAACGCCCGCGTCCTGCGCCCGTGGATCTCCACCGAAATGTGGACGCAGATCAACGTGTTCCACAACAAGCTGGTTGAGATGAACGGCAAGGACGTCGCCCTGTCCAACCTGTCCAAGGTCTGTACCTGGATCAAGGAGGAGTGCCAGACCCACACCGGCATCACCGAGGGCACCTTCTACCGCGACCAGGGCTGGTACTTCTACCAGCTCGGCAAGTACATCGAGCGGGCGGACCAGACCACCCGCCTGCTTGACATCAAGTACCACACGCTGCTGCCCTCCCCCGTGGTGGTCGGCTCCACGCTGGACATGAGCCAGTGGACGACGGTGCTGCGCTCCGCCGCCGGGTACCACGCCTTCCGGCGAGTCTACCCGCGCGGCATGTCGCCCACGACGGTCGCCGGCTTCATGATGTTCAACGAGGGATTCCCGCGATCCGTTGTGATGTGTGTGCGACAGATCGACGGCCTCTTGACCCGTTTGAAGTCCCGTTACACCCTGCGCAACGGCAGTGACGCGATGGAGAAGGTGGACGAGTTGCTCGGCGCGCTTTTGGCCCGCCCTATCGAGGAGGTGATCCAGCTCGGCCTGCACGAGTATCTGGACGGCGTGCAGGCCCAGCTCTGCGGGATCACCACCGAGATCGGACGCGCCTTCTTCGGCCAGGACACCGTCGTCATGACCCAGAGCCAATCCCAGTAA
- a CDS encoding arginyltransferase: MSVIQPQLRPLQQFFRSGPMPCPYLPGRVERKLFTRLLGPYSAEVNSTLSRAGFRRSHDIVYRPVCPNCQACVPVRIPVGSFVPTRSQKRVRRANGDLTLAEAPAAATTEQYRLFSLYQNSRHGESDMARMAMADFAAMIDEGRADTSLFEARDAEGRLVGCMLTDRLTDGYSAVYSFYDPRQDRRSLGSFMILSLLERAQTDGLPYVYLGYWIAQSRKMAYKAKFRPLEALGRDGWFRLPNDPED, encoded by the coding sequence ATGTCGGTCATCCAGCCGCAACTCCGCCCGCTCCAGCAGTTCTTCCGGTCCGGGCCGATGCCCTGCCCCTATCTGCCGGGACGGGTGGAGCGCAAGCTGTTCACCCGGCTGTTGGGTCCCTATTCGGCGGAGGTCAACTCCACCCTGTCGCGCGCCGGCTTCCGGCGCAGCCACGACATCGTCTACCGGCCGGTCTGTCCGAACTGCCAGGCCTGCGTTCCGGTCCGCATCCCGGTCGGGTCCTTCGTCCCCACCCGGTCGCAGAAGCGCGTCCGCCGGGCCAACGGCGACCTGACCCTGGCGGAGGCGCCCGCCGCGGCCACGACGGAGCAGTACCGGCTGTTCTCGCTCTACCAGAACTCCCGCCACGGCGAGTCCGACATGGCGCGCATGGCGATGGCCGACTTTGCCGCCATGATCGACGAGGGGCGGGCGGACACCAGCCTGTTCGAAGCCCGCGACGCGGAGGGACGGCTGGTCGGCTGCATGCTGACCGACCGGCTGACCGACGGCTATTCCGCGGTCTACAGCTTCTACGACCCTCGCCAGGACCGCCGCAGCCTGGGCAGCTTCATGATCCTCAGCCTGCTGGAACGCGCCCAAACGGACGGGCTGCCCTACGTCTATCTCGGCTATTGGATCGCCCAGAGCCGCAAGATGGCTTACAAGGCCAAGTTCCGCCCGCTGGAGGCGCTGGGCCGTGACGGCTGGTTCCGCCTGCCGAACGATCCGGAAGACTGA
- a CDS encoding TRAP transporter small permease subunit yields MRFLLRISGLIDAVNDGIGKLVYWLVLVAVIVSAGNAIIRYSLHYSSNAWLELQWYLFSAIFLLCSGYTFLRNEHIRIDIVLGRFSRRVQCMVDIFGILFFLFPMAILIMWLSWPMFWDSFITKEMSSDAGGLIRWPAKILVPAGFFLLTMQAVSELIKRVAFLAGLIDQPGEKMHSHS; encoded by the coding sequence TTGAGGTTCCTGCTCCGAATCAGCGGGCTGATCGATGCTGTCAACGACGGCATCGGCAAGCTCGTCTATTGGCTGGTGCTGGTCGCCGTGATTGTCAGCGCCGGCAACGCGATCATACGCTATAGCCTCCATTACAGCTCCAACGCTTGGCTTGAGCTGCAATGGTACTTGTTCTCCGCGATTTTCCTGTTGTGCTCGGGCTACACGTTCCTGCGCAACGAACACATCCGCATCGACATCGTGCTCGGCCGTTTCTCAAGGCGTGTCCAGTGCATGGTGGACATCTTCGGGATCCTCTTCTTCCTGTTCCCGATGGCCATCCTGATCATGTGGCTCTCCTGGCCGATGTTCTGGGACAGCTTCATCACCAAGGAAATGTCGAGCGACGCCGGCGGCTTGATCCGTTGGCCGGCCAAGATCCTGGTTCCCGCCGGTTTCTTCCTGCTGACCATGCAGGCGGTGTCCGAGCTGATCAAGCGCGTCGCCTTCCTGGCCGGTCTTATTGACCAGCCCGGCGAGAAGATGCACAGCCACTCCTAA
- a CDS encoding circularly permuted type 2 ATP-grasp protein, which yields MTNYDPGLYYDELFGGRDYPAEHSALIRQRLAGLNFGDLLRRSQDAERELYNLGITFLVYSNKDAVDRILPFDIIPRVISAKEWAHLEAGITQRVMALNLFLHDIYHDQKILKDGVIPADLVLGNGCFRPQMVGLDVPFDTYIHIMGTDLVRDREGTFRVLEDNGRVPSGVSYVVENRHMMQRVFPDLMQDIGIRPVDNYGHKLLDAMMEIAPQDVADPQVVLLSPGSYNSAYFEHIFLAREMGVPLVEGRDLVVENDRVYMKTTNGLARVDSIYRRIDDAFLDPKAFNPDSMLGVPGIMEAYRKGNVALANAIGTGVADDKAIYCYVPRMIKYYLDQEAIIPNVDTRICREADALQYTLDNLDKLVVKPVGEAGGYGITIGPRASKEELADCRAKLLADPSNYISQPVVDLSVCPTVTDDGIDPRHVDLRPFAITGKNTWVLPGGLTRVALKKGTLIVNSSQGGGSKDTWVLQDGSQEGSAS from the coding sequence TTGACGAACTATGATCCCGGTCTTTACTACGACGAATTGTTCGGAGGCCGTGATTATCCAGCCGAGCACTCGGCGCTGATCCGGCAGAGACTTGCCGGTCTGAACTTCGGGGATCTGTTGCGGCGGTCGCAGGACGCCGAACGTGAACTGTACAATCTGGGCATCACCTTCCTCGTTTATTCGAACAAGGATGCGGTGGACCGGATTCTTCCCTTCGACATCATTCCCCGGGTCATCTCGGCCAAGGAATGGGCGCATCTGGAGGCGGGAATCACCCAGCGCGTCATGGCGCTGAACCTGTTCCTCCACGACATCTACCACGACCAGAAGATCCTGAAAGACGGGGTAATCCCTGCCGACCTCGTGCTGGGCAACGGCTGCTTCCGGCCGCAGATGGTCGGGCTGGACGTGCCGTTCGACACCTACATCCACATCATGGGCACGGATCTGGTCCGCGACCGCGAGGGGACCTTCCGCGTGCTGGAGGACAACGGGCGCGTGCCGTCCGGCGTATCCTACGTGGTCGAGAACCGCCACATGATGCAGCGCGTGTTCCCCGACCTGATGCAGGACATCGGCATCCGTCCGGTGGACAATTACGGACACAAGCTGCTCGACGCGATGATGGAGATCGCGCCGCAGGACGTGGCCGACCCGCAGGTCGTGCTGCTGTCGCCCGGCTCCTACAACTCCGCCTATTTCGAGCACATCTTCCTGGCGCGCGAGATGGGCGTGCCGCTGGTCGAGGGCCGCGATCTGGTGGTGGAGAACGACCGCGTCTACATGAAGACCACCAACGGTCTGGCGCGAGTCGATTCGATCTACCGCCGCATCGACGATGCCTTCCTCGACCCCAAGGCCTTCAACCCGGACAGCATGCTGGGCGTGCCGGGCATCATGGAGGCCTACCGCAAGGGCAACGTGGCGCTGGCCAACGCCATCGGCACCGGCGTGGCGGACGACAAGGCGATCTACTGCTACGTCCCGCGGATGATCAAATACTACCTGGACCAAGAGGCGATCATCCCCAACGTGGACACGCGCATCTGCCGCGAGGCCGACGCGCTGCAGTACACGCTGGACAACCTGGACAAGCTGGTGGTGAAGCCGGTCGGCGAGGCCGGCGGCTACGGCATCACCATCGGCCCGCGCGCCAGCAAGGAGGAGTTGGCGGATTGCCGGGCCAAGCTGCTGGCCGATCCGTCCAACTACATCAGCCAGCCGGTGGTCGACCTGTCGGTCTGCCCCACCGTGACCGACGACGGCATCGATCCCCGCCACGTCGACCTGCGCCCCTTCGCCATCACGGGCAAGAACACCTGGGTCCTGCCCGGCGGTCTGACCCGCGTGGCGTTGAAGAAGGGCACGCTGATCGTCAACTCGTCGCAGGGCGGCGGGTCCAAGGACACCTGGGTACTCCAGGATGGGTCACAGGAAGGGAGCGCGTCGTGA
- a CDS encoding TRAP transporter substrate-binding protein produces the protein MKRRTFITSAGVGVAASTLAAPAIAQSNPEIKWRCASSFPKSLDTIYGGAERVAKRVAEMTEGKFQIRTFASGEIVPGLQVLDAVKDGTVECGHTVSYYYVGKDPTFAFDAAMPFGLNARQQNAWMTHGGGMELMREFFKGYNIVQFAAGNTGTQMGGWFRNELKSVEDLKGLKFRIGGYAGTILQRLGVVPQQIAGGDIYPALEKGTIDAAEWVGPYDDEKLGFNKVAKYYYYPGWWEGGPQVSFLVSLPQWEQLPKHYQAILEAACADATADMVGKYDVVNMHALKRLVGAGTVLKPYPRDILQACYQATFDVYEEEAAKNEKFRKVYEQWRKFRDEEYLWFRVAENTFDNFVYSAPTPKKKS, from the coding sequence ATGAAACGCCGTACCTTCATCACCAGCGCCGGTGTCGGTGTCGCCGCCAGCACTTTGGCCGCGCCCGCCATCGCGCAGAGCAACCCCGAGATCAAGTGGCGCTGCGCGTCGAGCTTTCCCAAGAGCCTGGACACCATCTACGGCGGGGCCGAGCGGGTGGCCAAGCGCGTCGCCGAGATGACCGAGGGCAAGTTCCAGATCCGCACCTTCGCCAGCGGCGAGATCGTCCCCGGCCTGCAGGTGCTGGACGCCGTGAAGGATGGCACCGTGGAGTGCGGCCACACCGTCTCCTATTATTACGTCGGCAAGGACCCGACCTTCGCCTTTGACGCGGCGATGCCCTTCGGCCTGAACGCGCGCCAGCAGAACGCCTGGATGACCCATGGCGGCGGCATGGAGCTGATGCGCGAGTTCTTCAAGGGCTACAACATCGTCCAGTTCGCGGCGGGCAACACCGGCACCCAGATGGGCGGCTGGTTCCGCAACGAGTTGAAGTCCGTGGAGGACCTGAAGGGCCTGAAGTTCCGCATCGGCGGCTACGCCGGCACCATCCTGCAGCGCCTGGGCGTCGTGCCGCAGCAGATCGCCGGCGGCGACATCTACCCGGCGCTGGAGAAGGGCACGATCGACGCGGCGGAGTGGGTCGGCCCCTACGACGACGAGAAGCTCGGCTTCAACAAGGTCGCCAAATACTACTACTACCCCGGCTGGTGGGAGGGCGGACCGCAGGTGTCCTTCCTCGTCAGCCTGCCGCAGTGGGAGCAGCTTCCCAAGCATTACCAAGCGATTCTCGAAGCGGCCTGCGCCGACGCGACCGCTGACATGGTCGGCAAGTACGACGTGGTGAACATGCACGCGCTGAAGCGTCTGGTCGGCGCCGGCACGGTGCTGAAGCCCTACCCGCGCGACATCCTGCAGGCTTGCTACCAAGCGACCTTCGACGTCTACGAAGAGGAAGCCGCGAAGAACGAGAAGTTCCGCAAGGTCTACGAACAGTGGCGCAAGTTCCGCGACGAGGAATACCTGTGGTTCCGCGTCGCCGAGAACACCTTCGACAACTTCGTCTACTCCGCCCCGACGCCGAAGAAGAAGTCGTGA